A window of Deinococcus detaillensis contains these coding sequences:
- the aceF gene encoding dihydrolipoyllysine-residue acetyltransferase, producing MPTEIKLPEVGDNIEQGTVVSILVQAGDTIEAGQAVIEIETDKAVVEVPAEAGGTVAEIKVKVGDSVPVGGVILTLGGDATPTQAVPAASPSQGGGDEAMLVESAPVAVPTAVQQPTPQQSAPASQASSGAGQDVVLPDVGDNIEQGIIVSVLVSAGDDITEGQAIMELETDKAVVEVPSSAAGKVASVSVKVGDSVKIGGVLLTLAGETGAGSAAAPAQSAPAPSEQAPTPTQTSADNITDQPNLPPAARTGGAIGSVEPAPGTYNTQTFDGREVVHAAPSVRRLARELGVNIKSVHGAGPAGRISAEDVQQAAKGGGGGGAPVQAAQAQPVAQPVQSAVAAQAPAPQAATAPSATKLPDFAKWGTVRREDMSGIRKATVRSMNASTSIPMVTHFDKADVTRMEEVRKQFGARVEKAGGKLTMTHILMKVVANTLRKFPKFGASLDLDNQQVIYKDYVNLGVAVDTPNGLLVPVLKNADRLSITEMVLELNELAGRARDRKLKPDEMQGATFTISNLGGIGGYAFTPIVNAPEVAILGVSRGGFEPVWNRETESFEPRNMLPLSLSYDHRLIDGADAARFVRAIAESLEDPFLISL from the coding sequence ATGCCAACAGAAATCAAACTCCCCGAAGTGGGCGACAACATCGAGCAGGGCACCGTCGTCAGCATTCTCGTTCAAGCTGGCGACACCATTGAAGCGGGTCAGGCCGTCATTGAAATCGAAACCGACAAAGCCGTGGTGGAAGTCCCCGCCGAAGCGGGCGGCACCGTGGCCGAAATTAAAGTCAAGGTGGGCGACAGCGTGCCGGTGGGCGGCGTCATTTTGACGTTAGGCGGTGACGCGACTCCCACTCAGGCCGTTCCTGCCGCTTCTCCCAGTCAAGGCGGCGGCGATGAGGCCATGCTGGTGGAATCCGCTCCAGTGGCCGTGCCCACCGCCGTGCAGCAGCCCACCCCCCAGCAGTCCGCGCCAGCCAGCCAAGCAAGCAGCGGCGCGGGGCAAGATGTGGTTTTGCCGGATGTGGGCGACAACATCGAGCAGGGCATCATCGTCAGCGTGCTGGTCAGCGCGGGCGACGATATTACTGAAGGGCAGGCGATCATGGAGCTGGAAACCGACAAAGCGGTGGTGGAAGTGCCGTCCAGCGCGGCGGGCAAAGTCGCTTCGGTGTCGGTCAAGGTGGGCGATTCGGTCAAAATCGGCGGCGTACTGCTGACCCTTGCCGGTGAAACTGGAGCGGGCAGCGCGGCTGCTCCGGCGCAAAGCGCACCTGCTCCGAGTGAGCAAGCTCCCACGCCCACTCAAACGAGCGCCGACAACATTACCGATCAGCCCAACTTGCCTCCCGCCGCCAGAACGGGCGGAGCCATCGGCTCAGTGGAGCCAGCGCCCGGCACCTACAACACCCAGACTTTTGACGGACGCGAGGTGGTTCACGCGGCTCCCAGCGTACGCCGCTTGGCCCGTGAACTCGGCGTCAACATCAAGTCGGTGCACGGTGCAGGCCCGGCAGGCCGCATCAGCGCTGAGGACGTGCAGCAAGCAGCCAAGGGCGGAGGCGGAGGCGGCGCACCCGTTCAGGCTGCTCAGGCCCAACCCGTTGCCCAGCCGGTTCAGTCTGCTGTCGCTGCTCAGGCTCCCGCTCCGCAAGCGGCCACCGCGCCCAGCGCCACCAAGTTGCCTGACTTTGCCAAATGGGGCACGGTGCGCCGCGAGGACATGTCGGGCATTCGCAAAGCCACCGTCCGCAGCATGAACGCTTCGACGAGCATTCCGATGGTCACGCACTTTGACAAAGCCGACGTGACCCGCATGGAAGAAGTCCGCAAGCAGTTCGGCGCAAGGGTAGAGAAAGCCGGCGGCAAGCTCACCATGACCCACATCCTGATGAAAGTGGTGGCCAACACCCTGCGTAAGTTCCCCAAATTCGGCGCGAGCTTGGACTTGGACAATCAGCAGGTCATCTACAAGGACTATGTCAACTTGGGCGTGGCCGTGGACACCCCCAACGGCCTACTGGTGCCGGTACTGAAAAATGCGGATCGCCTCAGCATCACCGAGATGGTGTTGGAGCTCAATGAATTGGCTGGACGCGCCCGTGACCGCAAGCTCAAGCCCGACGAAATGCAGGGCGCGACCTTTACTATCAGCAACCTCGGCGGCATCGGCGGTTACGCCTTCACGCCGATTGTCAACGCGCCGGAAGTCGCCATTCTGGGTGTTTCACGTGGCGGCTTCGAGCCGGTCTGGAACCGTGAGACCGAGTCGTTTGAACCGCGCAACATGCTGCCGCTCTCGCTCAGCTACGATCACCGCTTGATTGACGGTGCAGACGCGGCCCGCTTCGTTCGGGCGATTGCCGAGAGCTTAGAAGACCCGTTCTTGATTTCGTTGTAG
- a CDS encoding inorganic phosphate transporter, which translates to MTTALLALVGIIALALVFDFINGFHDTANAIATSIATKVLTPAQAIAMAAVLNVVGALTGTAVAKTVYKDIIAPDVASLTLVAAALVSAIIWNLLTWWKGIPSSSSHALVFSLVGAGVAAGGWAAVIPKGVNKTLAGLVTSPVLGFLIPILLMFLVVWLIARRMRPRTVTRVFGRLQILSAAFMAYSHGGNDAQKTMGIMTLAVSAYLGTQPDHVPLWIILAAAAAMGLGTAVGGWRIIKTMGFGVVELRPIDGFVAEMSAAAIIEGASALGIPVSTTHVISTSIMGVGATKGFKAVRWQVAGRIVAAWVITLPTCMVLGWVCMKVAQAF; encoded by the coding sequence ATGACCACCGCGCTGCTTGCTCTCGTCGGCATCATTGCCCTGGCGCTGGTCTTCGATTTCATCAACGGCTTTCACGACACCGCCAACGCCATCGCCACGTCAATTGCCACCAAAGTGCTGACGCCCGCTCAGGCGATTGCTATGGCCGCCGTGCTCAACGTCGTCGGAGCGCTGACCGGCACCGCTGTGGCCAAAACGGTTTACAAAGACATTATCGCCCCCGACGTCGCCTCGCTGACGCTGGTGGCCGCCGCGCTGGTCAGCGCCATCATCTGGAATTTGCTGACGTGGTGGAAGGGCATTCCCAGCAGCAGCAGCCACGCGCTGGTGTTTAGTTTGGTGGGCGCTGGCGTGGCGGCGGGCGGCTGGGCGGCGGTGATTCCCAAAGGCGTCAACAAAACGCTGGCGGGCCTGGTGACCTCGCCGGTTCTGGGTTTTCTGATTCCCATTTTGCTGATGTTCTTGGTGGTGTGGCTCATTGCCCGCCGGATGCGCCCCCGCACTGTCACGCGGGTGTTCGGGCGCTTGCAGATTTTGTCGGCGGCGTTTATGGCTTACAGTCACGGTGGCAACGACGCCCAAAAAACCATGGGCATCATGACGCTGGCGGTCTCGGCCTACCTCGGCACCCAACCTGACCATGTGCCGCTGTGGATTATTCTGGCGGCGGCTGCGGCCATGGGCCTCGGCACGGCGGTGGGCGGCTGGCGAATCATCAAAACCATGGGCTTTGGGGTGGTGGAACTGCGCCCGATTGACGGCTTCGTGGCCGAAATGAGCGCCGCCGCAATCATCGAGGGAGCCAGCGCTCTGGGCATTCCGGTCAGCACCACCCACGTGATTTCCACCAGCATTATGGGTGTGGGAGCCACCAAAGGCTTCAAGGCGGTGCGCTGGCAAGTCGCAGGCCGCATCGTCGCAGCTTGGGTGATTACTTTGCCGACGTGCATGGTGCTGGGGTGGGTGTGTATGAAAGTAGCGCAGGCTTTTTAG
- a CDS encoding DUF47 domain-containing protein, whose product MVLSRFMPKNEKFGELFAAQAQNAQQTAHALLTLLSASGDLSGHVTTLRDLEHAGDSLAGQVTQMLIDSFIVPFDREDIISLNAELDDLTDFIEEAGRKLWLYKVAPTDAMRRLAEVVERQCVVLAKAMPLIEDKKRVPELAALATEVRTLEDDGDTISDAAQAALYDGVTDVQQMIQATRAGEIISLLEDASDQAQRVAKTVENILLKNA is encoded by the coding sequence ATGGTTTTATCACGCTTCATGCCCAAGAACGAGAAATTCGGTGAGCTGTTCGCCGCACAGGCCCAAAATGCCCAGCAGACTGCCCACGCACTGCTCACCCTGCTGTCTGCGTCCGGCGACCTCAGCGGGCATGTCACTACCCTGCGCGACTTGGAGCACGCTGGAGACAGCTTGGCGGGACAGGTCACCCAGATGCTGATCGATTCGTTTATCGTACCGTTTGACCGCGAAGACATTATTAGTTTGAACGCCGAGCTTGATGATCTGACCGACTTTATCGAAGAAGCAGGCCGCAAGCTGTGGCTTTACAAAGTTGCCCCGACAGACGCCATGCGCCGACTCGCCGAAGTGGTGGAGCGCCAGTGCGTGGTGCTGGCCAAAGCCATGCCGCTGATCGAAGACAAAAAGCGGGTGCCGGAGCTGGCCGCGCTGGCCACCGAAGTCCGCACCTTAGAAGATGACGGCGACACCATCAGCGACGCCGCGCAGGCCGCGCTGTATGACGGCGTGACGGACGTGCAGCAGATGATTCAGGCCACCAGAGCCGGGGAAATCATCTCGCTCCTCGAAGACGCCTCGGATCAGGCCCAGCGGGTTGCCAAGACGGTCGAAAACATTCTGCTCAAAAACGCTTGA
- a CDS encoding glycoside hydrolase family 15 protein, with the protein MSHPSAHPQPHAAEAPGRPGLKPSWTSSDKDAVTGALGGGRVRAAVGYGVVNEVYWPSSGEPQVRDLTFIVKTADGWVDIKRDCIYSLTPHEDGPLISIEHRLARDPAFSLKLEIMPSVENDSLLIRYELSGGTLYALLAPHLADSGEDNTAWIEGGVLYAQQGDASLAFLADGDFGKTSAGFVGVSDGWQDFNQNGEMTWQYGKAEHGNVALMAELTQPRGTLALAFAHHAAGAAIHARSSLQRPYALQREEFLATWQTWTSRLRLPSAGDAETARARLSAQVIRVHEGSDFSGAIVASLSVPFGQAHSSLGGYHLVWPRDMVEAATALLAVGQVNDAVRSLNYLLAAQSPDGHWPQNLYPNGEPYWSGDQLDETAFVLILMAKLRDLEQDDNFTRSALEWAAQRAAGYLARHGPVSQEDRWEENSGVSAYTLAIMIAGLVAAVPWLSAEEAQTALAIADDWNARLEGWCYVSGDDAPLAAKYGVDGYYIRIAPQAAEHPGQQDVTIANTANITVKAGELVSLDFGYLVRMGMRNAADPRIQNSLKVVDGELRCETPSGPLYYRYQHDGYGNTADGGPFLGQNDGIGRPWPLLTGERGHLAVLSGGSADEYLAAMMKSSGDGGLFPEQVWDTAPVKLFEPGKPAGSAMPLVWAHAEFIKLLWARQHQQPYEALDAVRDRYLVATPAPKVTFWTTNAPVFELTANLDLCIQGNQPFTLHFGFGDAQQWTGVQDREAALDAFGLWQVKFTAQELAGKGELHFTRRSGQNWESQDWRVKLP; encoded by the coding sequence ATGTCTCACCCCAGCGCCCACCCTCAGCCGCACGCCGCCGAAGCCCCCGGACGCCCCGGCCTCAAACCGTCTTGGACGAGCAGCGACAAAGACGCCGTGACCGGCGCACTCGGCGGCGGACGGGTGCGGGCCGCTGTCGGCTACGGCGTGGTCAATGAAGTTTACTGGCCGTCAAGCGGTGAGCCGCAAGTCCGCGATTTGACCTTTATCGTCAAGACCGCTGACGGCTGGGTGGACATCAAGCGTGACTGCATCTACAGCCTGACGCCCCACGAAGACGGCCCGCTGATCAGCATTGAACACCGCCTGGCACGTGACCCCGCCTTCAGCCTCAAGCTGGAAATCATGCCGTCGGTAGAAAACGACTCGCTGCTGATCCGCTATGAGTTGAGCGGCGGCACGCTCTACGCGCTGCTGGCTCCGCACTTGGCCGACTCCGGCGAAGACAACACCGCTTGGATAGAAGGCGGCGTGCTGTACGCTCAGCAAGGTGACGCTTCTCTGGCCTTTTTGGCCGATGGTGATTTCGGCAAAACCAGCGCCGGATTTGTGGGCGTCAGCGACGGTTGGCAAGACTTTAACCAGAACGGCGAAATGACCTGGCAATACGGCAAAGCCGAACACGGCAACGTGGCGCTGATGGCCGAACTGACTCAGCCGCGCGGCACGCTGGCGCTGGCCTTTGCTCATCACGCGGCGGGCGCGGCCATTCACGCCCGTAGCAGTCTCCAGCGCCCCTACGCCTTGCAGCGGGAAGAATTTTTGGCGACTTGGCAAACCTGGACTTCGCGCCTGAGGCTGCCGAGCGCGGGCGACGCCGAAACAGCCCGCGCCCGCCTGAGCGCCCAAGTCATTCGGGTGCACGAAGGCAGCGATTTTTCCGGCGCGATTGTGGCCAGCCTCAGCGTGCCGTTCGGGCAGGCCCACAGCAGTTTGGGCGGCTACCATCTGGTGTGGCCCCGCGACATGGTCGAGGCCGCCACCGCACTGTTGGCCGTTGGGCAGGTCAACGACGCGGTTCGCAGCCTCAATTATCTGCTGGCCGCGCAGTCGCCGGATGGACACTGGCCGCAAAATCTGTATCCCAACGGTGAGCCGTACTGGTCGGGCGATCAGCTCGACGAAACCGCCTTCGTGCTGATCTTGATGGCCAAGCTGCGTGACCTCGAACAAGACGACAACTTCACCCGCAGCGCTTTGGAGTGGGCGGCGCAAAGGGCAGCCGGGTATCTGGCGCGGCACGGCCCAGTCAGTCAGGAAGACCGCTGGGAGGAAAACAGCGGCGTCAGCGCCTACACCCTGGCCATCATGATCGCCGGATTGGTGGCGGCAGTGCCTTGGCTGAGCGCCGAGGAAGCCCAAACCGCTCTGGCCATCGCCGACGACTGGAACGCCCGTTTGGAAGGCTGGTGTTACGTGAGCGGGGACGACGCCCCCCTGGCCGCCAAGTACGGCGTGGACGGCTACTACATCCGCATCGCGCCGCAGGCCGCCGAGCACCCCGGCCAGCAAGACGTAACTATTGCCAACACCGCCAATATCACCGTCAAAGCGGGCGAGTTGGTCAGCTTGGATTTCGGGTATCTGGTCAGGATGGGCATGAGAAACGCCGCCGATCCGCGCATTCAAAACAGCCTCAAAGTGGTGGACGGCGAACTGCGCTGTGAGACGCCCAGCGGCCCGCTGTATTACCGCTATCAGCACGACGGCTATGGCAACACTGCTGACGGCGGCCCCTTTTTGGGCCAGAACGACGGTATTGGGCGGCCCTGGCCCTTACTCACTGGTGAGCGCGGGCATCTGGCGGTGTTGTCCGGTGGATCGGCGGATGAGTATTTGGCGGCCATGATGAAGTCCAGCGGCGACGGCGGCCTTTTTCCTGAGCAAGTCTGGGACACCGCTCCCGTCAAGCTGTTTGAGCCCGGCAAACCGGCGGGCAGCGCCATGCCGCTGGTGTGGGCGCACGCCGAGTTCATCAAGCTCTTGTGGGCGCGGCAGCACCAGCAGCCTTACGAAGCGCTGGACGCCGTGCGAGACCGCTACCTGGTCGCCACTCCCGCGCCCAAAGTCACGTTTTGGACGACCAACGCGCCGGTCTTTGAGCTGACTGCAAATCTGGACTTGTGCATTCAGGGCAACCAGCCGTTTACGCTGCACTTCGGTTTCGGGGACGCTCAGCAGTGGACGGGCGTCCAAGACCGCGAGGCCGCTCTGGACGCCTTCGGACTGTGGCAAGTCAAGTTCACGGCGCAGGAGTTGGCGGGTAAGGGAGAGCTGCACTTCACGCGGCGCTCAGGACAAAACTGGGAAAGTCAGGACTGGCGGGTCAAGCTGCCGTGA
- a CDS encoding NAD(P)H-dependent oxidoreductase subunit E has protein sequence MSAPRYFPTTGHLLICQNSNCKARGSDLLYRAVWNALEQDKLAYYKAGGSVRLTESGCLGGCKSGPVMTCYHTRNGVMEEAWYAAVDFPLAKQVAQAIHDGAELPTERRYGP, from the coding sequence ATGTCTGCCCCACGCTATTTTCCCACCACCGGCCACCTGCTGATCTGTCAGAACAGCAACTGCAAAGCTCGCGGCTCCGATCTCCTTTACCGCGCTGTCTGGAACGCGCTTGAGCAAGACAAGCTCGCCTACTACAAGGCGGGCGGCAGTGTCCGTCTGACCGAATCCGGCTGCCTGGGCGGCTGCAAATCCGGGCCGGTGATGACTTGTTACCACACGAGGAATGGCGTGATGGAAGAAGCTTGGTACGCGGCGGTGGATTTCCCGCTGGCCAAACAAGTGGCGCAGGCCATTCACGACGGAGCCGAACTGCCGACTGAGCGGCGTTACGGGCCTTGA
- a CDS encoding EamA family transporter, translated as MPLRSLLLALMITFIWGVNFVVIKLSVSEAPPLLVAALRFALAALPAIFFIPRPQMRWQTFLGYGLAVGVMQFGLLYLAIQLGLSAGLASLLMQMQAFFTAMLAAFLWRERLPANQIAGIALAFTGMAVIGLLADHHTSIVGLVLVLVAALGWAISNVLVKSAGKANMLSLVVWSALIPPVPLTLMTGLTSGWASIGHTLTQSSLGFWAAVAFMGYFNTVLGFGVWNWLIQQHGASRVAPLSLLVPVFGMVSSALYFQETFPPLKVLGAVLVFVGLLVHVFGGRIVERWKVQGVEA; from the coding sequence ATGCCGCTCCGTAGCCTCCTGCTCGCCCTGATGATCACTTTTATCTGGGGTGTCAATTTCGTCGTCATCAAACTCAGCGTCAGTGAAGCGCCGCCGCTGCTGGTGGCCGCCTTGCGGTTTGCCCTCGCCGCGCTGCCTGCCATCTTTTTTATTCCGCGTCCCCAGATGCGTTGGCAAACTTTTTTGGGCTACGGCCTCGCGGTGGGCGTGATGCAGTTCGGTCTGCTATATTTGGCTATTCAGCTCGGCCTCAGCGCTGGACTGGCGAGTTTGCTGATGCAGATGCAGGCCTTTTTTACAGCGATGCTGGCGGCTTTCTTGTGGCGCGAGCGGCTGCCCGCCAACCAGATCGCGGGGATAGCGCTGGCCTTTACGGGCATGGCGGTCATCGGTTTGCTGGCCGATCACCACACCAGCATCGTTGGCTTGGTTCTGGTCTTGGTCGCCGCTCTCGGCTGGGCCATCAGCAACGTGCTGGTCAAGTCGGCGGGCAAAGCCAATATGCTCAGCTTGGTGGTGTGGTCGGCGCTGATTCCGCCGGTTCCCCTGACCCTGATGACCGGCCTGACCAGCGGCTGGGCCAGCATAGGTCACACGCTGACGCAGAGCAGCCTCGGCTTTTGGGCGGCGGTGGCCTTCATGGGGTACTTCAACACGGTGCTGGGCTTCGGTGTTTGGAATTGGCTCATTCAGCAGCACGGAGCCAGCCGCGTCGCGCCGCTGTCGCTCTTGGTGCCGGTGTTCGGAATGGTCAGCAGCGCTCTGTATTTTCAAGAAACCTTTCCGCCACTCAAGGTACTGGGGGCCGTGTTGGTGTTCGTGGGCTTGTTGGTGCATGTCTTTGGGGGCCGGATCGTGGAGCGCTGGAAGGTGCAGGGCGTGGAGGCCTGA
- a CDS encoding ABC transporter ATP-binding protein, with protein sequence MLEALNLSVKAGDLLAVKQVSAAFERGLFSAIIGPNGAGKSTLMRALAGLTPVQSGEVQYQGRALPDYSRRERARSLAYLAQTEALPTETKVRDVVALGRGAGEWLWGLFPHHPLSLGSLSLDDEQAIDRAMQRTDTAHFADRAVAELSGGEQQRVSLARALAANPQFLLLDEPTNHLDLAYALNLIETLRQEAGSGLGVVAVLHDLNLAARADHLLLLHQGRVVAQGSAESVLTPQHLAAVYGVQVDVIRHGGRLVVVPEG encoded by the coding sequence ATGCTGGAAGCACTCAACCTCTCGGTCAAGGCAGGCGATCTGCTGGCGGTGAAGCAAGTCAGCGCCGCTTTTGAACGCGGGCTCTTCTCGGCCATCATCGGGCCAAACGGAGCGGGCAAGTCCACGCTGATGCGGGCGCTGGCGGGCCTGACGCCGGTGCAGAGCGGCGAAGTCCAGTATCAGGGCCGCGCTTTGCCGGACTACTCGCGCCGTGAACGTGCCCGCTCGCTGGCGTATTTGGCCCAAACGGAAGCGCTGCCCACCGAAACCAAAGTGCGCGACGTGGTGGCGCTGGGGCGCGGAGCGGGCGAGTGGTTGTGGGGACTGTTTCCGCACCATCCGCTGTCTTTGGGCAGTCTCAGCTTGGATGATGAACAGGCCATCGACCGCGCCATGCAGCGCACCGACACCGCCCACTTTGCCGATAGAGCGGTGGCCGAATTGTCGGGCGGCGAGCAGCAGCGCGTGTCATTGGCCCGCGCTCTGGCTGCCAATCCACAGTTCTTGCTGCTGGACGAACCGACCAACCACCTCGATCTGGCCTACGCGCTGAACTTGATCGAAACGCTGCGGCAAGAAGCGGGGAGCGGCCTGGGCGTGGTGGCGGTGCTGCACGACCTCAACTTGGCCGCCCGCGCCGATCACCTGCTGCTGCTGCATCAAGGGCGAGTGGTGGCGCAGGGCAGCGCCGAAAGCGTGCTGACGCCCCAGCATTTGGCAGCGGTCTACGGCGTGCAGGTAGACGTGATTCGGCACGGAGGGCGCTTGGTGGTGGTGCCGGAGGGCTAA
- a CDS encoding FecCD family ABC transporter permease, producing the protein MSAAITVSRRLALISLPTLLLLAAALVTALLAVGLGSVPISPAETLQAIRHGLSGAELSGNDVIVWQLRLPRVALGFLVGAALAVSGGAFQAVFRNPLADPYLMGVASGAGLGATLVIALGLTTLWLPLFALSGALLSVFIALAIAREGGRLPPARLILAGVVVGSILTAFTTYLLLQSEDRIRQVFAFTLGNLAFAGWPQVGRLLPYVLIGGGVLLLLSKALNTLQLGDLTARSLGLPVERLRLLVIIAASLCTAGAVSYAGIIGFVGLVTPHLVRRLWGADYRVLLPVSAVAGGTLLVLSDLLARTLTRPAELPVGVVTTLLGGPFFLYLLRRQKT; encoded by the coding sequence GTGAGCGCAGCGATTACAGTTTCTCGTCGTCTGGCGCTCATCTCTCTCCCCACCCTGCTGCTGCTCGCCGCCGCCCTCGTGACTGCCCTGCTGGCTGTCGGCCTCGGCAGCGTCCCTATCTCGCCCGCCGAAACCCTGCAGGCCATCAGGCATGGGCTGAGCGGAGCCGAACTGAGTGGCAACGACGTGATCGTTTGGCAACTGAGATTGCCGCGTGTGGCGCTGGGCTTTTTGGTGGGCGCGGCATTGGCTGTGAGCGGCGGGGCCTTTCAAGCCGTTTTCCGCAACCCGTTGGCCGACCCCTACCTGATGGGCGTGGCAAGTGGCGCGGGGCTGGGCGCGACGCTGGTGATCGCGCTGGGGCTGACGACCTTGTGGCTGCCGCTGTTTGCCCTCTCGGGGGCGCTGCTGAGCGTCTTTATCGCGCTGGCGATTGCCCGCGAAGGTGGCCGCTTGCCGCCCGCCCGCTTAATTCTGGCTGGCGTGGTGGTGGGCAGCATCCTCACGGCCTTCACCACTTACTTGCTGCTGCAAAGCGAAGACCGCATCCGTCAGGTCTTTGCCTTCACGCTGGGCAATCTGGCCTTCGCGGGCTGGCCGCAGGTGGGCCGCCTGCTGCCCTACGTGCTGATCGGTGGCGGGGTGCTGCTGCTGCTGTCCAAAGCCCTCAACACCTTGCAACTCGGAGACCTGACGGCCCGCAGTTTGGGCTTGCCGGTCGAGCGCCTGCGTCTGCTGGTCATCATCGCCGCGAGCCTCTGCACGGCGGGAGCGGTCAGTTACGCGGGCATTATCGGCTTCGTGGGATTGGTCACGCCCCATCTGGTGCGGCGGCTGTGGGGCGCGGACTACCGGGTGCTGCTGCCTGTTTCGGCAGTGGCGGGCGGCACCCTGCTGGTCTTGTCGGACTTGCTGGCCCGCACCCTGACCCGCCCCGCCGAGTTGCCGGTGGGTGTGGTCACGACTTTGCTGGGCGGCCCGTTTTTCCTTTATCTGCTTAGGCGGCAAAAAACATAA